Proteins from a genomic interval of Leptospira kanakyensis:
- a CDS encoding DoxX family protein — protein sequence MFDTLFSTSGDIIPLILRITAFVVIFPHGAQKLLGWFGGYGFKGTYGFFTGQLKFPGILAVLIILGESFGSVLLLVGFLTKFAAASIAIIMIGAALIAHRHNGFFINWNGNQKGEGYEFHILATGLLIALVVGGAGVYSVDFNLIGKF from the coding sequence ATGTTCGATACTCTATTTTCAACTTCTGGGGACATCATCCCCCTCATCTTACGCATCACGGCTTTTGTTGTGATCTTCCCACACGGTGCCCAAAAACTACTCGGTTGGTTTGGTGGTTACGGATTCAAAGGAACTTATGGATTTTTTACAGGACAACTAAAGTTCCCAGGGATCTTAGCAGTTCTTATCATCCTAGGGGAATCTTTTGGATCCGTTTTACTTCTTGTGGGATTTTTAACTAAGTTTGCAGCAGCTTCCATTGCCATCATCATGATTGGTGCAGCTCTCATTGCTCACAGACATAATGGATTTTTTATCAATTGGAATGGAAACCAAAAAGGGGAAGGATATGAGTTCCATATACTTGCAACTGGGCTTCTCATTGCTCTTGTTGTGGGTGGTGCTGGCGTATATTCCGTCGATTTTAACCTAATCGGAAAATTCTAA
- a CDS encoding prolipoprotein diacylglyceryl transferase, producing MLDRIPIPNPFGWEGLSTFSLLMMLAFLVGSYLLPKELERRKLDPSHSDWLIFLGILGTLIGAKIFFIFEIWDQVFIDVPGYDGKYSYPLTHWNGFPGHPGLWSSLFSGGGLVFFGGLLFGWLFITLYFRHHKLDIGAYYDAVVPALSMGYAIGRLGCFVSGDGCYGFATDARIPFFVFDFHGAHPSGVPVWNTPVMESIMAFGYFAYFQFFARYQNFRKWSIGAQFLIIHGFARLIIEFLRVNKAVIPFIDPPTLVNIPDANGNPTFLTGYYWHGFSQSQYISIALILFGVYLLISKKLWLKEETTV from the coding sequence ATGTTAGATCGAATTCCGATTCCAAATCCCTTTGGCTGGGAGGGATTATCCACTTTCAGCCTTCTTATGATGTTGGCCTTTCTTGTTGGTTCTTACCTCCTCCCCAAGGAGTTAGAACGAAGGAAATTAGATCCGAGCCATTCGGATTGGTTGATTTTTCTAGGGATTTTAGGTACCTTAATTGGAGCCAAAATATTCTTTATCTTCGAAATTTGGGACCAAGTGTTCATTGATGTTCCTGGTTATGATGGAAAATATAGTTATCCTCTTACCCATTGGAATGGTTTCCCTGGTCACCCTGGCCTTTGGTCATCGCTTTTTAGTGGTGGTGGTCTAGTCTTCTTTGGTGGACTTCTTTTTGGGTGGCTCTTCATCACTCTCTATTTCCGACATCACAAACTCGACATCGGAGCTTATTACGACGCGGTTGTACCTGCACTTAGCATGGGTTATGCGATCGGAAGGCTTGGATGTTTTGTGAGCGGAGATGGTTGTTATGGTTTTGCCACTGACGCACGGATCCCATTTTTTGTTTTTGATTTCCATGGTGCCCATCCTTCTGGTGTACCGGTTTGGAACACTCCAGTGATGGAATCCATTATGGCATTCGGATACTTTGCTTACTTCCAATTCTTTGCCAGATACCAAAACTTTCGTAAATGGAGTATTGGAGCACAGTTTCTCATCATCCACGGATTTGCAAGACTCATCATTGAATTCTTACGTGTGAATAAAGCGGTGATCCCATTTATTGACCCACCCACTCTTGTGAACATTCCCGATGCAAATGGAAACCCAACCTTTCTTACTGGTTACTATTGGCATGGGTTTTCACAGTCACAATACATCTCCATTGCACTCATCCTTTTTGGTGTGTATTTGTTAATTTCCAAAAAACTTTGGTTAAAGGAAGAAACAACAGTATGA
- a CDS encoding crotonase/enoyl-CoA hydratase family protein: MNPSPFFEIEKRKNVAILWLNRPEKRNAMNWPFWRDLPDMVDQINADPQIHCFVIAAKGKSFSTGLDLEEFFQEFKPVVQGELADGREKLYQLVLTMQKGINAVYNSKKPSIALVQKHCIGGGLDLVSACDIRYASEDAVFSLRESKVAIVADMGSLQRLPHLIGNAHTRELALTGKDITADEAFQMGLVTKVTKDFDSLLQAGLKTAEEIAENPTIVIRGVKQVLNHGIGKTIEEGLDYVAVWNASMLDSKDFRAAIGGFMERKRPVYNPETRVD, encoded by the coding sequence ATGAACCCTTCTCCATTTTTCGAAATTGAAAAAAGAAAAAACGTAGCCATCCTTTGGCTCAACCGTCCCGAAAAACGAAATGCCATGAACTGGCCTTTTTGGCGTGACCTACCTGATATGGTAGACCAGATCAATGCTGACCCACAAATTCATTGTTTTGTGATCGCTGCCAAAGGAAAATCTTTCTCTACTGGGCTTGATTTGGAAGAGTTCTTTCAAGAATTCAAACCAGTAGTCCAAGGTGAATTAGCAGATGGTAGAGAAAAACTATACCAATTGGTTCTAACCATGCAGAAAGGAATCAACGCAGTTTATAATTCAAAAAAACCATCCATTGCCCTTGTTCAAAAACATTGTATTGGAGGGGGATTGGATTTAGTTTCTGCCTGTGACATTCGTTATGCATCAGAAGACGCGGTATTTTCCCTACGTGAATCGAAAGTTGCCATTGTGGCGGACATGGGATCTTTACAAAGACTTCCCCATCTCATAGGAAATGCCCACACTAGAGAACTTGCCTTAACAGGAAAAGATATCACTGCTGACGAAGCCTTCCAAATGGGACTTGTGACAAAAGTCACAAAAGACTTTGATTCGTTACTCCAAGCTGGACTCAAAACAGCAGAAGAAATTGCAGAAAACCCAACCATAGTGATTCGTGGGGTCAAACAAGTTCTCAACCATGGAATTGGAAAGACCATCGAAGAAGGTCTAGACTATGTGGCCGTTTGGAATGCGAGTATGCTCGATTCTAAAGATTTCCGTGCGGCTATCGGTGGGTTTATGGAAAGAAAACGACCGGTTTACAATCCAGAAACCCGGGTAGACTAA
- a CDS encoding tetratricopeptide repeat protein, translating into MSSFFSLIREAKLLEEEKEFTRAFNVYAESESHTTNESALIKIKAKKAWCLYAVGNPKETESLFQDIIKNYPSHPLSITVYSRYLIKLKKFKSAKVLLQKSILYFPSYLENYLLLASLLKDMERSEEAIKVLKKALSQEHLSNGRGIDRKDIWAELGSLYFSRGDFNSALASLKKSLKMVEPEEFLYYDLLALCYLEAEDPENGLTSIKTHIEFCKEIDPETLIILARAHCRLGKLEEAANNLIQAYSIEDSLYLKAADFIDFAPLLRNGFFTTLENIEWEEP; encoded by the coding sequence ATGAGTTCTTTTTTTTCCCTAATCCGCGAAGCCAAACTCCTGGAAGAGGAAAAGGAATTCACACGGGCATTTAATGTCTATGCCGAAAGTGAATCACACACAACAAACGAATCCGCTCTCATCAAAATCAAAGCAAAAAAAGCCTGGTGTTTGTATGCAGTCGGAAACCCAAAAGAAACAGAATCTTTATTTCAAGACATTATTAAAAATTATCCATCTCATCCTTTAAGTATCACCGTATACTCGCGTTATCTGATCAAATTAAAGAAATTTAAATCTGCCAAAGTGTTACTTCAAAAAAGTATACTTTATTTCCCGTCGTATCTTGAAAATTACCTCCTACTTGCTTCGCTCCTAAAAGATATGGAACGATCGGAAGAAGCAATTAAGGTATTAAAAAAAGCACTTTCGCAAGAACACCTAAGTAACGGACGAGGGATTGATCGAAAAGACATTTGGGCAGAACTTGGGTCTTTGTATTTTTCTCGTGGAGATTTTAACTCAGCACTTGCCTCTTTAAAAAAATCTCTCAAAATGGTGGAACCTGAGGAGTTCCTCTACTATGATTTGTTAGCCCTATGTTACCTGGAGGCGGAAGATCCCGAAAACGGACTTACCTCTATTAAAACTCATATCGAATTCTGCAAAGAAATTGATCCAGAAACACTGATTATTTTGGCTCGTGCCCATTGCCGGCTGGGAAAATTAGAAGAAGCAGCAAACAACTTAATCCAAGCTTACTCTATTGAGGATTCTTTATATTTAAAAGCCGCCGATTTTATTGACTTTGCACCACTACTCAGAAATGGTTTTTTTACAACCTTGGAGAATATTGAATGGGAAGAACCATAA
- a CDS encoding AAA domain-containing protein, with protein sequence MGRTIKQEFGSLKEEILNVKTILSKEREYERSLFLEKGQDSKAIKAAELEDLRFVVGNTWRADFNISPSPKTKDWLKPGMPVLLQGPTESIFGNIFKTSDSKLTVQVRGDYEWEDNEFQISMWFQESTYDLYNDIITKISNDNSSESHKKLNWILGFGLGEKPTPPKSGLDKPPLERIFQIHDYGVIFGPPGTGKTTLLMQAVAKIKENKESVLTLCPTNFACDYIVELALKKGIRVIRLGNSTKIKEEVLPYHIDHLIQTHPDQKQIHNWQTELKAIQKKANSWKRNFGKEEREERKALRKEAKLLLGTIREAESNIRTKLLDSAELIVSTFSGFGNEFKKGRTFDYVFVDEATQSLDPGCYLAMYAGKKTFFFGDPRQLGANYSHPDHQSLYSFLEKAVTFDSGERILFLEKQFRMKPEILGFPNQTYYESKILTHPDAKWNESIDISMIFGSNPSILWIDTAGSDSEEDTEGEEPSFFNVTEIQTVEKLFQLGIPKEITTVISPYRGQVEKLIQTSEGRWFTQTIDSFQGRESEIVILSLVRSNGDGEIGFLLNPKRLNVALTRAKSHLILIGDSGTLCQNKEFQNLYSYIEESGEIRSVYEFME encoded by the coding sequence ATGGGAAGAACCATAAAACAAGAGTTTGGTTCACTAAAAGAAGAAATTCTAAATGTAAAAACAATTCTAAGTAAAGAAAGAGAATACGAACGTTCTTTGTTTTTAGAAAAAGGCCAAGACTCCAAAGCCATTAAAGCAGCCGAATTAGAAGATTTGCGATTTGTTGTCGGAAATACTTGGAGGGCGGATTTTAATATTTCGCCTTCACCAAAAACAAAAGATTGGTTAAAACCAGGAATGCCAGTTCTTCTCCAAGGCCCAACAGAATCTATATTCGGAAATATATTCAAAACATCTGATTCAAAACTCACCGTACAGGTTCGAGGTGATTACGAGTGGGAAGATAACGAATTTCAAATTTCTATGTGGTTCCAAGAATCAACCTATGATTTGTATAATGATATCATCACTAAAATCTCAAACGATAACAGTAGCGAATCTCATAAAAAACTAAACTGGATTCTAGGATTTGGACTCGGAGAAAAACCTACTCCACCTAAGTCGGGCCTAGACAAACCGCCACTCGAACGAATCTTTCAAATTCATGATTACGGAGTGATCTTTGGCCCACCGGGAACAGGGAAAACCACCTTACTCATGCAAGCTGTAGCAAAAATCAAAGAAAACAAGGAATCAGTATTAACACTTTGTCCTACAAACTTTGCTTGCGATTATATTGTGGAACTCGCCTTAAAAAAAGGGATTCGTGTGATCCGTTTGGGTAACTCCACGAAAATTAAAGAAGAAGTTTTACCTTACCATATAGATCACCTCATCCAAACACATCCCGATCAAAAACAAATTCACAACTGGCAGACCGAACTAAAAGCCATCCAAAAAAAAGCCAACTCTTGGAAACGTAATTTTGGAAAAGAAGAAAGGGAAGAACGAAAAGCACTACGAAAAGAAGCAAAGTTACTACTTGGGACGATCAGAGAAGCCGAATCTAACATTCGCACAAAGTTACTCGACAGTGCTGAACTGATTGTATCGACCTTTTCAGGATTTGGAAATGAATTCAAAAAAGGCCGAACTTTCGATTATGTTTTTGTCGATGAGGCCACCCAAAGTTTGGATCCTGGATGTTATCTTGCAATGTATGCAGGGAAAAAAACTTTCTTTTTTGGAGATCCGAGACAACTAGGAGCCAATTACTCTCATCCTGACCACCAGTCCCTATATAGTTTTTTAGAAAAAGCGGTAACCTTTGATTCTGGAGAACGAATATTATTTTTAGAAAAACAATTTCGGATGAAACCTGAAATTCTTGGTTTCCCAAACCAAACTTACTACGAAAGTAAAATCCTAACTCATCCCGATGCAAAATGGAATGAGTCTATAGACATTTCTATGATCTTCGGCTCCAATCCGTCCATCCTATGGATCGATACCGCAGGTAGTGATTCAGAAGAAGATACGGAAGGAGAAGAACCAAGTTTTTTCAATGTAACAGAGATACAGACAGTAGAGAAACTTTTCCAACTGGGCATTCCCAAAGAAATCACCACAGTCATTTCACCTTACAGAGGACAGGTGGAAAAATTAATCCAGACCTCGGAAGGCAGATGGTTTACCCAAACTATCGACTCTTTCCAAGGAAGAGAATCAGAAATTGTGATTTTAAGTTTGGTTAGATCCAACGGAGATGGTGAGATTGGATTTTTATTAAATCCCAAAAGATTGAATGTAGCCTTAACTCGTGCAAAGTCACATCTGATTCTCATAGGAGATTCAGGAACTCTTTGCCAAAACAAAGAATTCCAAAATCTTTATTCCTACATAGAAGAAAGTGGTGAAATTCGTTCTGTTTATGAATTTATGGAATGA
- a CDS encoding adenylate/guanylate cyclase domain-containing protein yields the protein MGQKRAIATSASEERLEKLLEERLSPGSNQEFIDKRIWDLFGETWCVMFTDLSGFSRGVAKFGIIHFLQTIYESQRILIPVLDEFDGILMKDEGDSLMVLFRNTNKAIQCAIHMQKACKRYNEGRTAEEQILLCVGLGYGKILKIGDTDVFGSEVNAASKLGEDTAKAWEILVTSAVKENADETTDFDFEGISEIPPGSDGAYRLVYTLEGPKWVVL from the coding sequence ATGGGTCAAAAACGGGCGATTGCTACCTCTGCATCAGAAGAACGATTAGAAAAACTTTTAGAAGAAAGACTGAGTCCTGGCTCCAACCAAGAATTTATCGACAAACGAATTTGGGATCTTTTTGGTGAGACATGGTGTGTGATGTTCACGGATCTATCGGGATTTTCTCGTGGTGTAGCCAAATTCGGAATCATTCATTTTTTACAAACCATCTATGAATCACAAAGAATCCTTATTCCCGTACTCGATGAGTTTGATGGAATTCTGATGAAAGATGAAGGGGACAGTCTTATGGTTCTCTTTCGAAATACAAACAAAGCCATTCAATGTGCCATCCATATGCAAAAGGCTTGTAAACGTTATAATGAGGGACGAACAGCCGAGGAACAGATTTTACTCTGTGTGGGACTTGGGTATGGTAAAATTCTAAAGATTGGAGATACCGATGTATTTGGATCAGAAGTCAACGCAGCATCAAAGTTAGGTGAAGATACTGCCAAAGCTTGGGAAATTTTAGTTACCAGTGCCGTGAAAGAAAATGCTGACGAGACCACCGACTTTGATTTTGAAGGAATTTCAGAGATTCCACCGGGTTCCGATGGTGCTTATCGATTGGTCTATACCTTAGAAGGACCCAAGTGGGTTGTTTTATAA
- a CDS encoding DoxX family protein, producing the protein MNDTKSSKTTLWVGRILSGLVIAFLLFDAWGKLSELEIVLKTMDELGIPGSLSQTIGIILLATTILYAIPNTSALGALLLTGYLGGAVVIHLRVGNPLFSHTLFPVYVGILLWVGLALRNRKVKELFWFL; encoded by the coding sequence ATGAACGATACTAAAAGTTCAAAAACAACGCTTTGGGTAGGAAGGATCTTAAGTGGTCTAGTGATTGCCTTTTTGTTATTTGATGCCTGGGGAAAACTTTCCGAACTCGAAATCGTATTAAAAACTATGGATGAGTTGGGGATACCTGGATCACTTTCTCAAACCATTGGAATCATCCTTCTTGCAACCACCATCCTTTATGCAATTCCAAATACATCTGCCCTCGGTGCGCTGTTGCTTACTGGTTATTTGGGTGGTGCTGTAGTCATTCATCTTCGTGTAGGAAATCCACTTTTCAGCCATACGCTTTTTCCGGTGTATGTGGGAATTCTACTTTGGGTGGGTCTTGCTTTAAGAAACAGAAAAGTAAAAGAACTTTTTTGGTTTTTATAG
- a CDS encoding MarR family transcriptional regulator, whose translation MEITNFKKTTRKYFETALNMHEAIAKKADLTGTDHKYLGYLIENGEMSAGDLSKISGLTTGAITGVIDRLEKNNLVKRKFLQADRRKVMIVPNIERANQLFSPIFKKLQKDTDLLISSFTDHELEVVHRYFESATEIMEGMSKKLQGKK comes from the coding sequence ATGGAAATTACAAATTTTAAAAAAACCACACGTAAATACTTTGAAACTGCCCTGAACATGCATGAAGCCATTGCAAAAAAAGCAGATCTTACTGGAACAGACCATAAATACTTAGGATATCTGATTGAAAATGGCGAAATGAGTGCTGGCGATTTATCTAAGATTTCTGGCCTTACGACAGGAGCTATTACCGGTGTGATTGATCGCTTAGAGAAAAATAATTTAGTAAAACGAAAGTTTTTACAGGCAGATAGGCGAAAGGTGATGATTGTTCCCAATATAGAAAGGGCAAATCAATTATTTTCACCGATCTTTAAAAAACTACAAAAAGATACAGACCTTTTGATTTCAAGTTTTACTGATCATGAATTAGAAGTGGTTCATCGTTACTTTGAATCGGCCACTGAAATAATGGAAGGCATGTCAAAAAAATTACAGGGAAAAAAATAA
- a CDS encoding SH3 domain-containing protein: MKNKIVLLTIACASFTACSKNAEVAWHKNCDAKTNKASLDFTVPLYSEADSNSKVVEFVPAGTVVKIFGARNHNVWAPKYFVKVQTAKNEGYMSPRCFVVSQDPEKSVWRYSKGLVKEYNPFYSPTDKEHYPRGYEYGSLKDLPKDKIPLSDLTKGLEEVPYTNKNMLKQN; the protein is encoded by the coding sequence TTGAAAAACAAAATTGTATTACTAACGATCGCTTGTGCAAGTTTCACAGCTTGTTCCAAAAACGCAGAAGTGGCTTGGCATAAAAATTGTGATGCCAAAACCAACAAAGCAAGTTTGGATTTTACAGTTCCTTTGTATTCGGAAGCAGATTCTAACTCAAAAGTGGTCGAATTTGTTCCAGCTGGAACAGTTGTCAAAATATTTGGAGCGCGTAACCACAACGTTTGGGCGCCAAAATATTTTGTAAAAGTACAAACAGCAAAGAACGAAGGTTACATGAGCCCACGTTGTTTTGTTGTGAGCCAAGATCCAGAAAAAAGTGTTTGGAGATATTCCAAAGGCCTAGTAAAAGAGTACAACCCATTTTACAGCCCAACAGACAAAGAACACTATCCTCGTGGATATGAGTATGGTAGCTTAAAAGATCTTCCGAAAGACAAGATTCCACTTTCTGACCTGACAAAAGGTTTGGAAGAAGTTCCTTACACAAACAAAAACATGTTAAAACAAAACTAA
- a CDS encoding c-type cytochrome, protein MKQNIFRVLAIAGLLVLVNCDYKTPVYEYFPSMYDSPARESQEDDSFATNGSASRIPPKGAIPVGYFPYPYAAEATPDTLPGADKGLKNPIAKANLGDLMIGEKRYQTYCTPCHGVRGLGNGTVVGPAPRFQQSPPSVVSDKIRGWSDGQVYHIITMGRGLMGSYAYQIEPEDRWKLIAYIRKLQEYEVQNKKAN, encoded by the coding sequence ATGAAACAAAACATCTTTAGAGTTTTAGCAATAGCAGGACTCCTCGTTCTCGTGAATTGCGATTACAAAACTCCCGTTTATGAATACTTTCCTAGTATGTATGATTCTCCTGCACGTGAGTCACAAGAAGATGATTCTTTTGCAACGAATGGATCGGCTTCTCGGATTCCTCCCAAAGGAGCAATCCCAGTAGGATACTTTCCATACCCTTATGCAGCAGAAGCAACTCCGGATACTCTTCCAGGGGCAGACAAAGGATTAAAAAATCCAATCGCCAAAGCAAACTTAGGTGATTTAATGATTGGTGAAAAACGTTACCAAACCTACTGCACACCTTGCCACGGGGTAAGGGGACTTGGGAATGGAACGGTAGTTGGACCTGCACCAAGGTTCCAACAATCACCTCCTTCTGTTGTCTCTGATAAAATCAGAGGTTGGTCCGATGGACAGGTTTATCATATCATCACTATGGGTCGTGGACTTATGGGAAGTTATGCTTACCAAATCGAACCAGAAGACAGATGGAAGCTCATTGCTTACATCCGAAAACTTCAAGAATATGAAGTTCAAAATAAAAAGGCGAACTAG
- a CDS encoding DUF3341 domain-containing protein has translation MYLPKLEQFHKYKEMDEGVLGLFETPEAIIHAAEKAKEKDYKGFDCILPYPVHGIDEAMGTPRSGLPWVTFFAGIFGCTIGILFQYLTHAHDWPLNISGKSLNAWFAYVPIIFELTVFSAGIYTVAALCFLSGIPKATRRILHPDLTSHRFGLWIPKSAKGYNESEVVSFVKGLGGSEVTVVKPENQK, from the coding sequence ATGTATCTTCCAAAATTAGAACAGTTTCACAAATACAAAGAAATGGATGAAGGAGTTCTCGGTCTTTTCGAGACTCCCGAAGCAATCATACATGCGGCAGAAAAAGCCAAAGAAAAAGACTACAAAGGATTTGATTGTATCCTTCCTTATCCTGTTCACGGGATCGATGAAGCGATGGGAACTCCAAGATCTGGACTTCCTTGGGTTACATTCTTTGCTGGTATCTTTGGATGCACGATCGGGATTCTATTCCAGTATCTCACTCATGCCCATGACTGGCCTCTCAATATCTCTGGAAAATCTCTCAATGCATGGTTTGCCTACGTGCCAATCATCTTTGAATTAACAGTATTTTCTGCAGGGATATACACTGTAGCTGCACTATGTTTTTTAAGCGGTATTCCCAAAGCAACCCGTCGAATCCTTCACCCAGATTTGACATCTCACAGGTTCGGACTTTGGATTCCAAAATCTGCTAAAGGTTATAACGAATCAGAAGTGGTTTCGTTTGTAAAAGGCCTTGGTGGATCGGAAGTAACCGTGGTAAAACCGGAGAACCAAAAATGA